The following nucleotide sequence is from Primulina tabacum isolate GXHZ01 chromosome 2, ASM2559414v2, whole genome shotgun sequence.
cgggGATGGGGACGGGGATGGAAATTTGATCCCcgaagtttcgggtttggggattcCTTGAACCCGAAAAAGCGAGGATTGGGACGGATATGTGGGTGGGGATGGAATTCGGGGATGAGGATGGGGATAGCAAACCCGTCCTCGCCCCGGCGCATTGCCATCCCTATCCAATACACTCGAATTTGACATCCCCTTTGAGCTTGAGCTTTAATTGAAACTGGTATAGAATGTGGGCTCGAACTCGAGTTCGTATTTATGGATATAATGCTACATCACATCTAGGGCCATGACTATGTAGAGACATGAGAGTACATTAACTCAGGTCCATTTGTTTTTTGAGGCTCGtaatgttttcaaaatttattatatacaATATAGTATAAATTGGCTCAACATAAATGCATAGCTCAAAACAAAGTTGTCTTCTTCGGACTTTATTACACATGTTCCGATATTCTATATTTCTTACAATATTATTAAGATTATTACAGAAACTacctcttcatttttttttattaatttcaattTAATATTCCATGTATAAATTACTTATATATTTAAtcatatgaaaaattatattaaattttaggaatattctttgatttaaaaaataagatttgaataaatttaaattaataataatgtgtataaaaataatttacgtATGCTAGGGAGATGATATATTTGAGTGAGCTCAATTCTAATATGCCCAAGAGATTATtggttataataataataattctaaGTTGCCAGGGAGATTTTTCTGCCCTTTATcgaaaattaaatgaaatatttattggtGTCATCGCATTCAGGTCAACCATTGAATATTAGGCTCGAAAAATACGAAGAACTAAATTCCAGTCTTCAATgctgaaaatatatttttctatccTTTGTGCTCTTCGACTTCACTACCTAACATTTTACTTGGGCAAAAATCTCCCTGCTCTTATGTAGTATAGAATTCCATACTACGTTTCTTTAAATTCAGGTCCAACCAGAATACGGGCTCTCTATTTTCTCTCTTTATTTCTCTGTACTCAGTCATACATACAGAATTCAGATACTACGTTTCTTTAAATTCAGGTCCAACCAGAATACGGGCTCTCTATTTTCTCTCTTTATTTCTCTGTACTCAGTCATACATACAGAATTCAGAGTTTCCAAAACTTTGATCAATTTCTTTCTACAAAAATGGTTGATTCATTGACACAAGTGGAGATTTCTGAGTTCTGGGAAGCCTTCTGTCTCATTGACAAAGATTCAGATGGTGATGAGTTTTATGCTTTGGGATATATATGATCTTTATTTCTtgaacatgtatatatatatatatatatatatatatatatatatataatatgcatttagtttcgatatatttttttttgtattcgAATTCTGGTTTTATgcttttattaatatttttttaaagggCTGATTACTGTGGAAGAATTGGCACGGGCGATTCAATTTTTGAGTGAGCATCCAACGCATGAAGAGATTCAAGAAATGATAAGTATTAAGGGTGATGCAGATGGAGATGATACTGTGGATTTCCAGAAGTTCTTGAACATCACGGCAAGAAAAATGAAGGTAATCTAAACTAATCAAACATTAGTAATTATCTAATccatttaaaatctttatttgtACTTGAGATTATGATTGTTGATTAATTTTTCCATATACAATAGCAAGCACGTGggctttatttttaataaatgtttttattcataaaatggACTATACATGTTAGTTGTCCTatatcggttggataaaatatttgagagttgtatatatgatcttggacaatcctccttCCTTGAGCTAACTTTTGGGaattgagttaggtccaagttccaatcttaacagtACATAACATTATTCATTTAATGAACATGATTACAAAGTAGACtttaaatcaataaaatttatgaaaaatagCTCACATTATTGTTATAAACAAATTGATAGGATAATGTGGCGGATGAGCTAAAAGAAGCTTTCCAAGTATTTGACAGAGATCAAGATGGATTCATATCTGCCTTTTGAGGTGAACATATTTTCTTCGcgtgattaattataatattattaccATATTCAATTAATGTGCCCTTGACTTTTTCAGCataatgtttatatttttttaatatatgataAGCAGTTGAGAAACGTGATGATAAATTTGGGAGAAAGACTTACAGATGAAGAAGCCGAGCAGATGATTAGAGAGGCTGATTTTAACGGAGATGGCCTTGTTAGTTATGAAGAATTTGTGAGGATGATGATAACTtagtattataataatatatattttttcgtaGATTTATTGATCtttgtttaaaataatataattatgtaTTAGTTGTTTAATTTGTTTGTATTTCCATGTTTTGGTATTACAAAGTCCAACCATTTGTATTACTTTTTAAATTAAGATTGTAGATTGTAATTGCATTCATTTTCCAATGGATCTTTCTcaaattttttcaatttttagtCAGATGTTTAATGTCTTTTTTACAATATAGGGAACTAAGAAACTCAACAATTATTGAACAGTAAATTAGGGAGAATTATATATTCTTAATTCTTGTGAACAAAATTAGATTTTTGATCCCTAAATTTCTCAAAGGTTtgtcaaaatggatgaaatggTGAGAAAAAATGTCAAACCCAAATTGCCTTTAATTTTCAGTCGGTCAATTTCTGGTtggaaaatttaataaaatttgccTAGAAAATGGGGCAGACAAGAATAAAGTAAAAAGATACTAAAAGGATCGATTAACATTTCTTATTTAATGGtatttctttattttcaaaaccttAAATTAAATGCGAAGAGTATGACAGAGAACATTGTGCAGACaaattcaaaatcaaatcaagGTGAGTCTATGTTACACGGTGAGTTCTAGTTCGACCTGTTTGTCTATGCTATACCGTGACATACATTTATACGTATGCATTATAACATGCACCAATATTGAGGTGAAAAAAGGATGCCAATATTGGTCTCACAAGTGGATACTATTGATCTatgcatatttttttatgtgtttGCTCTTTTGATTTCAAAATTAACTAACATATGTGCAACACACAGTTTCGGCAAATGTTGCTTACGCAAGGTAAACATTTGTAAAGTTAATTATCACTTCCCTCATTGATAGATGGTTATTGGTATCTCAAGTGACCTGCTGTTTCCTTGGTGGCAGACTTAGAGCGTTCATGGAATTGTGCATCTTAATTCCTGGGACTTCCTCAATTTTTCGTCAAGATTTTTATACAAATGGTCAAGTGAGTTCCCCCACTATTGCATtattttctcttgtatttttttttctcaattttgtgaaaattgCAGATAATTTGACCTGGCCCTTTTGACTCAATAAACTCGTCCAATTTGTGATGAATTTCTCTTGCAATGTTGTTAGCTTGGCTCAGCGGGAACAGTTAATAATTCAAGAAATATGTTTTGTAGTGGTACATGTAATTGTAATCTTTGAAAAAATTTACGAGCAAATTCATATATTCTGGGAACTTGTAGCTGTAGGAACTGCATGGCTGAAAGATGACGCCAGTGACATATCTATTGTAAACCAAGGCCATTTTCTCTGGTCATTGGACTGTTGTGTCATAGCTGGATCGGTGTTTTCATTGTCTCCATACTCTTGATTCAATGATAAATCTAATATCAAGGATCTTCAGCATGATTCTTGCCAGGTATACTGGAACATTAATTTTTATGTGTTAAGATTATTGTATGCACCTATTCCACTGCCAAATATCTGGAATTTCATTACATGAATTTATCTCATGCATCTTCAAAGTTAATTGCTGTGATATCGTTGAATGCACCTATTACAAAAGGATTTTGTTGTGCTTTAAATGGATGCAGGGTTACAATTCATCCGTTCCTTGGAAGTGCTCTGAAGAATTCTTTTCTGATACAATAAAGAGTAGAGATCCTCTTAAAATAGGGTTGGTCTTTAGCTTCTCTTTCCCTCTTAACTTAGCATCTCTTGTTGACTAATGAGTAGACGGTTGTTTATTAAACCTTCTATCTTCCCTAAAATTTTCTTAGGTTTACAAATGTCTTAGCAATGCGTTTGGTACGAGACTTGTTGAGCTGGGATCCAGTAAGTTTTGTTCTCGAAAAGCTTAATGTAATGGGAATTTAACTATTACGATTTCAACTTTACTGATGCTTATGGGATCTCCATCTTTTCTTTTAGGGGATTCTTTTCTGAGAAAATGCTTATATTTGTGTAAAGTTTTTATCATGCCAGGAGGACAGACTCCATGTTGATGATGCCCTTCGACATCCTTACTTTTTTTcgcaagcttctgaaaaatgaGGTAACTTGGATGTCTAGTTTTGTATATCCCAGTGCTAGTTCTCTATTGTACGTGGGGAGGTCGTTGTATCCGTGAGTTGAGAGAGATTAATCTTTTCGTCTAGCCAAGGTCCGACTTCCAATGGCCCTTATATCAGTTGACCCCTTACTCCCTTGGTTCAGCTTATGGAGTTGTGAAAAACAAAATTGATTCTATAGTTACCGTGACCTCTCGGGCCGCTGCGTAAATAGAAAGGTGGTACGTGGGAGAAAGAAGCCCAGGTAGGAGGAGAAAAGACTGGTGTGGCTTCGAATGTACTCTCCAGTAAAGCGACCTGAAGTATAATCTGAAGCCTACCCTCATCGGCTGCTTCGCTCTGTACGTATTTTTAATTATAGACAATTGCATTTAACCTTCTGATGTGGTATAGATGAGTCATTTCAGTAATAATAAAAAAGAggtttttagaattttttttataacctCTAGGAGTGGTTGCGCGCGTAAACTTTTTGCAGTTGTTGCATGCAACACatgtataaaacatgtatacaagtGTTACTCTGCATTTTTCTTGAAACAACATTGAATATAGGACTCTTATATTTCATTACTACCAATTGTTTTTTGTATGTTACAACCTAGTTAATTCATTCATCTCTATGGTGATATCATGACGATTACATGCAAGATACCAAATTGAGTTACTGTGTAGGTTCATcgtaaaaaaaacataaaaaccaAATTGAAGATAAGGTTGAAGCTGCCGAGAAACGACATAATTTATTGCACATACTCATAAACCTTAGGAAATTGGCAACTCCATCACTTTCTACTTGTATCCTTTCACtgtttttaaatatgtaagTGTATGGTGGCCAGCTGCATCCTACTCTTCCACTCAGACTTATCCTTTCTTTACCAACAATAAATTTTAATGAACAAAAAAATTATCTAATCGTATGTCGTAGTAGCACTTTGCAGGGCTCTAAAATTGTTGATTTCGATTTAAGTGGATtcattttaattcaagtttatgtttctaaattttgattttatatatacAAGAAATGGTATGGTACAGTTTATATGTTGTGTGGGATGTGGTAGTGGAAGTTTTCCAAGTGGAAGGAAAGCTTGTGATAAGTACGGACTGCATGGCCATCAAAATTTAGTTTTAGTCCAAAACCATGTTTCAGAATAACATCTCAGTTTCCGAAcatctaattaattaatgtagAGAACAAACGTCGCTTGTGTACAGTACAGACGTGTCGTCGCTTTGTCCTTTGTTCATTGATTCATACTTATCAGTCTTACGATAATGTATCCATTTAAATGATTCTCAAgtatatatatacttttatgttattgaaatgaaatgaaattgAATTTGTTTAAATTTAAACTTTCAGAATAATATATCATATTAcgtttcataaaataaatttggAATCATAAGACATTTTTTATGATATTAGTCGCAAAAAAATTGGGATCTATATTATGAGTAATATGTTTTGTATGatcttgaaaaaaaataagaactaAATACGCGGCGATAAGTTTCGCTGTTGCTGAGACACGTAAGATCGGACACCTGTTATGTTGCATGCATGGCATCGTCACTTGCATGGAAAACCACCCCCATTTGAGTTCACTATAAATCTGAAATGTACGTACGATTCAATTCATGTTCATCACTGAGAAATTACTAATGCTAAATTAAAAGGATGGGTGCCAAAGCGAGTTTATGTTTGGCGGTCTTTGCGTTGTTGCTTGTTTCATCGTTCGGGGTTAAAGACCCAGAGTGGAAGCAGTGCGAAGTCCAGCGACAATTCGACGAGAAACAGAGGGAATCCTGTGTGAGACGCTGCGAGGAATACAGTAGAAAAAAACAGGAAAGGGAGCGTGGCGGCGAAGGTGGCGGTGGCGGCGGCCGCGGCTCTTATGGTGAAGAGGATCAGAACTGGAACCGCGAGAGCCCGACCGCGCGGCTACGTGAGTGCGTGAAGGGCTGCGAAACCCAACATGGCGAGCAAAAAGAACGCTGCCAGCGTAGCTGCCAGCAAGAATACGAAAGGGAGAAAGAAAGGCATGAAGAAAATGAAAGACTGGAGGAAGGAGGAGAGGAGCAGCAGCAACATGAGGAGATTAATCCATATGTGTTCGAGGATCACCATTTTATCACCAGACCGCAGACTCAACACGGCCGCCTTCGGATCCTGCAGAAATTCACCGACAGGTCAAAGAAACTCTTCCGAGGCATCGAGAACTATCGTTTCGCGATTTGTGAAGCTGATCCTCTGACTTTCATTGTTCCTTATCATTTTGATGCCGAAACTCTGGTCTTTGTGGCGAAAGGTATTGTCAATTTGTTGTAGTATCAGCATAACTTCTGTAAGTGGTTATTAATTACATATGTTTGATGTAGTTTCAATTGTCCGTATATTTTAACATAATTCCTGTGATATATAGGAAAGGGAACAGTGAGCTTAGTGACGAAAGACAGGAGGGAAAGTTTCAATATTAAAGAAGGTGATATAATGAGGATCAAAGCGGGGACTACTACTTATATTATCAATAGCGATGAGAATGAAAGACTTGTCTTAGCGAAGCTGTTGCAGCCAGTCTCCACTCCTGGTAATTTTGAGGTAATTAAGATGAACTTATTCTTGAATTGATGGAAATTGTGTagttttattaatatatttgacGCGGGTTTTTGACAAATTAAACAGGCTTTTTACGGTGCTGGAGGGGAGAATCCAGAATCATTCTACAGGGTCTTCAGCAATGAAATACTTGAAGCTGCATTCaacgtaattttttttacataaaccCATTCAATCGCTGgactaaaaataaattttcttccTCAGATCGATTGGGGTGATCCAATTTTCCGTGTTTCTTATAGGTGAGAAGAGATAGGATCCAAAAGTTATTTGGGCAGCAGAAGCAAGGTGCGATATTGAAGGTTTCCAGGGAGCAAATCCAGGGCATGAGCCACCACGAAGAGGGCGGAATCTGGCCGTTTGGCGGTGGCGAGTCGAAgggcattttaaatatttatcagCAACACCCTATGCATGCCAACCAATATGGACAGCTCTACGAAGTGGATTCTAGCAGTTTCAGGTCGCTACACGGCCTTGATGTTGCTATTACTTTAGCCAACATCACCAGGGTAAAATCATCTTTCCCTTGTTTTGCTGTTTCTTGATTTTGTTGCTCGTCATTTCCCCACAGATCAAGTAATTGTGTATGTTTTCCCTCAAATTATTAGGGTGCAATGACGGCTCTGTATTACAACTCGAGGGCAACAAAGATCTGTACAGTGAAAGACGGGGCAGGCTACTATGAAATGGCGTGTCCCCACATGTCTCAGTTACAGAACCACCACGAGGGCAGCAGCCAGCGCGAGCAACCCGGCTCCCGCCGCATGTCCAGTGGCACCCCCAGCTATCAGAAAAGCAGCTCCCGCCTTCAACGCGGCACTGTGGTGGTTGTACCGGCAGGTCATCCTTTCGTGGCTGTGGCCTCAAACAATCAGAATCTGCAGCTCATGTGCTTTGTAGTCCACGCCAATGACAACGAAAAACATGCTCTCGCAGGCAAGTCTACAACGTCGTTGTCGTAAAGTCTTATGCACCATATACAAATTAAAATTTGCAGATTACAATCATTGCAATGGTTGGTACAGGGAAGAGAAACGTGATGAATCGGCTAGAGAGAGAGGCAAAAGAGCTGGCTTTCGGGGTTCCAGAAAGAGTAATAGATGAAGTGTTCAGGAGTCAAGAAGAGGAGTTCTTCTTCAAGGGACCTCGCCAGCAACACCGGGGCTTTTCCGATATGTGAAGAATCTTGAACCGGTCGATCTACTGGAATTTTGGCGTCTGCTGTGTTCTACTTAAGCTTAGTTTGTATGTGTataattaaacatataatattaaGAAATAATAACACTGGTAAACGCTGCCTGTTGACTGTTGAGATGTAAATATTTGTATCCAAcacatataaataaataaaacaccgCTGGTTGTTctgtcagttttttttttttaaaaaaaatttgatctcttgtgagacggtctcacgaatttttattaaTAAGACGAGATAATTCTattgatattcataataaaaagtaatacttttaatatgaaaagtaatattttttcatggatgacttaaataagatatttgtctcacaaaatacgacctgtacAATTGTCTCTCGTACAGGTTTTTGTcattttcaaattgatttattctGTAAATTCGCAATTTCACACGCACTACATATAATGATGTTTTCTTTGAGacctttttaaatttttaacgaGTAGTTAGTAATAAATGTgtagaatttttataaattaaatttttttaaccaaattttcaaaagattttaaaatattttcgtaTCTTACCTCTTTTTTAGATTTATAAgaacataaaataaattattataattttaacacattaaagaaatataaaaaaaaattgtttattagTTTACGGTATGATAGGTATCTGACAGAATTCATACCCCTAACCCCTCCCTctcttatttatattttattatatcttTTGCATGGGAATGAGTAGTATATGCGAAAATGTTTATGGGTGAGTAGTGTGTGGTTGTATGCGGGCCCAAGCCTAATTTGGGTCTTACCCGAAGCCCAATGGGCCTCCAAATTCTCCCATAACATTCAGGAGGTTTGTGTTGATTGGCAGGACCAACATCTATATTTTCAGCACAAGGATTTTagttccttttttttttgtataataATTACAAAAAAGATTGGTTATTGTTGATGTGATCACACGCAATTCAATATTAATAAGCCAATCATTAATGAAACTTTGGCATCTCTGAGAGTACTGTTGCATGTACAATCAATCACGTGCAGGAAcactcatttatttatttttttatcagcGATAAGTACTTCCaaggagaagaaaaaaaataaaaaaacaaaaatttgtgtgagacaatTTTACGGATTATATTTTATGAGAtgaaatatcttatttgggtcatccatgaaaaaatattatttttgatgctaaaaatattattttttattgtgaatatcggtaggattgactcgtttCACATATAAAGACTCgcgagactgtctcacaaaaaacctactcaaAACAAAATTgtctaaatctaaaaataaatgaaattgtACACACGGTTTAGTTGTTGAGTCGAGATAGATTATATTAGGAGCAGGTCAGTGAGATTGGTCGAAAAGTATAAATcaattatgtttatatttataataaaatataatattttttctcataaatgattgaaataaaaaatcaataaactTACATAGTTTCGGTCCTGAGAAGAGAtagaaattaaaaattaaaaaaaaaaaacaaacaaacgcaacacaaataaataatattttttctatatTTGACTCTAAGAAAATCGAAATTAATGAATTTTCAGTGCTCACAAACTGGGTAGATTCGATGCTATATGTGGGGGCACTGCCTCACATGGTTTGGATGGATAAGATTCACATACAtgtgtgattttaaaaaaattagtagatctcatgtatgtgtggTTAAACTTGGGCCCTTGATTCTATCATGGGGGTAGTGCTCCTACATGTAGGATGTAATCAACTCACAAACTGATGTGTATTTATGTGAATTGAAAGTGGCAGTTTAATCTGACAGACTGACTTATACAACAAGCAAGCCCCTCTTTAATTTTAACACCAAAATCACACACATTTTATTAATTGCAAACTTCTTGCGACATGATGTGA
It contains:
- the LOC142537223 gene encoding vicilin Cor a 11.0101-like, coding for MGAKASLCLAVFALLLVSSFGVKDPEWKQCEVQRQFDEKQRESCVRRCEEYSRKKQERERGGEGGGGGGRGSYGEEDQNWNRESPTARLRECVKGCETQHGEQKERCQRSCQQEYEREKERHEENERLEEGGEEQQQHEEINPYVFEDHHFITRPQTQHGRLRILQKFTDRSKKLFRGIENYRFAICEADPLTFIVPYHFDAETLVFVAKGKGTVSLVTKDRRESFNIKEGDIMRIKAGTTTYIINSDENERLVLAKLLQPVSTPGNFEAFYGAGGENPESFYRVFSNEILEAAFNVRRDRIQKLFGQQKQGAILKVSREQIQGMSHHEEGGIWPFGGGESKGILNIYQQHPMHANQYGQLYEVDSSSFRSLHGLDVAITLANITRGAMTALYYNSRATKICTVKDGAGYYEMACPHMSQLQNHHEGSSQREQPGSRRMSSGTPSYQKSSSRLQRGTVVVVPAGHPFVAVASNNQNLQLMCFVVHANDNEKHALAGKRNVMNRLEREAKELAFGVPERVIDEVFRSQEEEFFFKGPRQQHRGFSDM